cccccacctcccctctcttctcttctcactgtttttctttgtaacaTTTTCCAAGCAGTGTTATTGCACCTGCGTATGCCTTTTTTGCGCCAGACCCCCCTCAACACATTATTTTTTGCTTTGTGCAACCATCTAGAACTCGTGCCAGAAACGTgtaacaagtgtgtgtgtgtgtgttcaactgTGTGCATGAAGAGATCTGCAGGAACTGTATAGTCGTCAAGATCCAGAGAATTACAAGATACAAGACGACAAATAAAGGTGGGTTTCGAATGTAGTTCTTTTGTAACATGAGACGTTTGTGGTGATTTCCACTGTTCCTGTTTAGATATttcatttgtcacattttaaataatttcctCCTCCAAATGTGTAAATTGGTGTGGATTATAGTGGTTGAATCCTGAAAATATTAATTGGCAAACTCCGTTTTTATGCATTACTCTATAACACAGATGTACAAACACAGATTGTGTAACACTCTCAATTCTAGTTCAGTTTGGCCAGCTATGCTGTGCAGAGTTTGTTTTGTTAACACTGAGCACCAATGACAGCTCAGGTCATCCTCGTTTGTTTAATCAATATTCAAATTTGGCAAACCGTGTGCGACTATTTTTATAATGGCTGTCAGTGAAATTATTCTATCTGGAGTTTTTGGCCTCATCAATTAGTTTGCGTTATTGAACAGCAGCTCATTTAGTGATTATTTGCTGGTGATTATTTCCCAGtgaaagcagctgctgcagtgcttCATCAGAATTTAACCTTGTACGTTCCTCTTAACAAGTAGTCACATGTTTTAATCTGGGCTTGAAAGCACACAAAGTGGAAGTGCACGATGTAATACTCAGTTGATGATTTCAATTTTGTCACGTTATTGTTAATGCTGTTTCACATAATTATGCTCTAGTAAgccgccaccaccacctccaATCAGCTACACTGGTCATGGTATATTTTGAGGAGTGATTTGACAGCCTTTCCTCACCCAGCCCCCTGCCCTTTTCTGATCTGTTGTTTAAGACATAtcctctctaaaaaaaaaagaaaaattgttCAACTCCATCCCTGGGGGATAAAAGCCCACAGctattttgctttgtttgtgaCACTTGGTACACTGGCTGACCTATCTGCCTTACCCGTTATGTTTGTTCCTCTCTTCACCCTTGCAGACATCCAGCGGTGTATCATTGGGTGGTAACATAAATAAATAGTGCTTAAAAgtcaagcaaaagaaaaaaaaatcaaaacaagtaATCAAGTGCTCAAGCAAGTTTGGTCCGAGTTTATGGGAAAATATGGGCAGCCCCTGGAAAGGCTTTGTTGAGTTTACCTTGCCTGCGTCGCCACCCACTGCGTTTGTTAGCGCTGACCTGAGCAGCACCTCCCCTGTCGGACTCAGCCTGTCGCCATATGGCCGCTCCGTAAGTTTCACCTTCCCACCTCTTTTTCAACGTGCCCCACCCCCCATCGAACACCCATCTATCCACCTTGCCCTGCATCTCTCTGCTGTGAATGGCCTAACTTTCATCCTTTTTCGGGCTCCCGAGACTAGCCTCtactcagatatattgttgcagggtgaggggtgttctgCTGCTTAAAttgcagattttctttttacaaatcCTACAAGCagactttttttcctcctcccccctcatatttttattttccttcacaaTCCTGTAGAACCCTAGCTGGGTGGTGACACTTGCAAATCATAACTTTACTTCAATCAAGGCAACACTAAACTACATAATACTTGGGAACCTGGAATAACGTAAATTGGTAGTAGTTAAAGTTCTCGCCCATCAGAACTGAAGCCCTGCATTAGTTATGACACTAACATTTTATTGTCACGTAATCAATGCACAGGCAACCAAGTCTTTACTGTGCTGTACCAAAGGATATTAGTGTTAAAAACCTGCATATGTGGAAAGTGTAGCCTGTTTTGATATTGCAGAACAGGACCTAAAAGAAGAGGCTGCTctgggaccccccccccacctcataACCCATAATCCATCACCAACACTCTGTCCACTGTAGATGCACCGCTATTTGACCTGTCATTTGCATTTTCTGGTTCCTCTTTTTTggtagttttattttgacatgacCTTGAATAAGATTTATGACACTGCCTTCCCTGAAGAGCCATTCCTGTTTGATTGCACTGGTATTTTTAGCCACTTCTTAGTGCTATTGATTAATGATGTGAGGGTGTCGTGGTAGCACTATCGAAGTGTCATGGTTGCAGCCATTGTTACTGAGTGTCCGTTTACTTTTTCGTACGGTGTTTTGGTGTCAGGATTTCTCCCGGGTTTTGAGAACTGTTGGTGGTTGTAATGaggtaatataaatataataggTATAATGTATGCTGAATATTGCTGAGATACAGTAACCCCCCCCCATAAATTGTGCATTGGGGGGATTATGAAATGTCAGAAGCAATGTCAATTAGACtcgttttgtgtgtttataacTAAACACCTTGTGATGACGGTAATTTGAACAAAGTCATTAAATGCTATGCGTACGCTCCTTGTCAAAGCTGTTGCCTCCTCTCAACAGCATATTCAAGTCCTCTCCCCCGTGTCAGAAATGGAAAGAGGCTCCTCTGAACCGCCAGTGGCTCGCAACACTGGCTCTGCCCCATCCACCTCTACCGGTCCCATGTCTATCCCCcgctcctcctccgtctcttgCCACCCCCACCCAGGAAGCAAAAAACACAAGCGGACTCCCTTGTATCAGAGATCAGTAAGAGGGCATGATCGGCAGTGCCCACGCTGACTTAAACAGCCCCCCTCACACGCGTTGTCATGTGACTTTTCGCTAACAGCATGGTTTGGAGTAGTGTGGAAGTTCGACCAGGGTGTAGTGGAGGTTTTTGATGAGGGAATTTTACTGGTTTGTAATCGTCGTTTGAGAGGAAGTTGAACATTTTATGAACTCGTCTGTCTAACAAGAATTGCATGAAAGTTTTGTCAGTGCTTAGGTTATGTGGGACTAAAATCACGGTGTAAGTTGTGTGAATAGTAGTTGTAGTGCATGACGCGaagcaaaacagaaatgttGCGGTTTGTTTTTGAAGATGTTCAGGATAATTCATACCGGTGACTGACTTGAAAACCGTTTTAAGCATaactgtgttttctcctctctaATTAGCCAGATAGCCCCTGAAGCCTCTAATGTAGatttgtatttgcttttttcCCTCCCACATGCTATGAAATGTGCTGTACATGCATGTTTTGAAGTGTTTCTTAATTATTTTGTAAGTTGGCATTTAACCCTGCATTAAATTACagctatgtttttgtttgctttatgTTGATTCACTTCTGAATTCAGTTTAACACTTGTGTCTCCTCTTCCCTAGATGAGTTTTGACCCAGGAATGCTCCATAACAATGGGCACACTGCATATGCCAATGGCTCAGGACCAGGCATTAGAGAGACTGGCGTGGTGGAGAAGCTTCTGACTTCCTATGGGTTCATCCAGTGCTCTGAACGTCAGGATCGTCTCTTCTTCCACTGCTCTCAGTACAATGGCAACCTGCAGGAGCTTAAAATAGGAGGTTAGAGGCCTTGTGCACAAATCATGAATAACTAATCTGTCTCAATCCTCACCTGAGTGTTAAATCCCTTGAGCCACATTAACCCATTAAGACCTAAGGAGAAGAATAAAAGCCCACCTTAAAACCAAGCATTGTTTGAAAACAATCACCTTAAACCTGAGGGTTTTCTGTAGAGCTGAAAGCCATTTATccaaaaatgtgtatttttctgcCTCAGCAGGaagatgtgaaatgaaaaacatgtgaTTGCTTAAACATTTGGCGCTCATTATAAATCATTGCTGTTTCCTTGAAGtttaacataataaaaacagCCTAGCCTATAATCTAGGCCCCCACCTCCTTCGTCGTCCTTTTAGTACACACCTCTTACAGACTTAGCCTTGATTTGCCGCAACATCGTCTGGGTCTGAATTGTCTtccttgttgtttttgtcaaagaAACACAGCTGTAATCAGCTTCAATCTTGCTAGGATCGTCAGCCATCATCTGAAAAGCAACTTTACAAACTACATTTTCGCAGAAATTGGTCTAAATGGGTTAATGAAACTCAAGCTCCATCTGTATCATTTAAAGTGTGCTAACTGTTTTTGGTGTCCccctgcttctctttcctcagaTGATGTAGAGTTTGAGGTATCCTCTGACAGGCGCACTGGCAAGCGCATAGCAGTGAAGCTGCTTAAGATAAAGCCAGAGGTGCTGCCAGAGGAGCGCATCTCGGGCCAGGTGGGGCCAGACCTGCACGCCTATCCCTTTACTGTGCTGCATGGTTATATTCATCCAGTTAAGGAACaccattttatttttggttttgtcCTTGTCTGTCAAATGATTTATATGGCCCATTGTGTTTAGGGCAGGGGATGATATTCCAAGTACACGGTAAAATTTGATCCCCCTCTAATCCTGtatttaaattacaaaaaaacttTGACGTTCATGTTTGCTTGAGGTGCTGAATGTTGAATTGCCCGATGGGTTTATACTTGTCAGTGGGCCTGACTGCTACGTCATTAAGTTGAGTTCACCCAGTAAAAGCAGCGGTGTATCTTACCAGACTGTCTTGCTCGGCTCATTGGACATGTTCATAACATGCTATTGACGCCAATCATCCTGTAATGCATTCACATAACAAATATGACTACATGTAGAGCATAGTGTGTTTCCACAAAGCAGCACACTGGTACCAATTCATATGCTCATTGATTTTTATAGCCAGGTTTAGACGTTTTATGAAgatttcacactgcagcacaatCTTGCAATGCAACTCTGCAAACCTGTAAGTAGGGGTGTAACGGTACATGTATCCAAACTGAAAATCTCCGGTACGGGCCtctcgcttttttttttacaaacgtGTACCGAATGAATGAAAGGAGTCCACGTGCAGAACTTGTGTGTGAAGACCCTCCCACATCATTTAAGTCTCTTGTGTGGGAACACTTCAGTTTCCCAGTCACTATAATGGCGACGGACAAAGACATTTGGATTGTACAAAAGTTGTATGCCGACATTGCGCAACTGCTGTCGGATATGTAGCTGGTAGCCCATCGAACATGCTAACTATTTGAAAAGGCATCACCATAGCAATGTTCCACTAATATTGGAAATTAGACTATCATTAGTGGGACAAGGAGTTCTGTGCAAACCCAAACCGCATTAAAGCTGTTGCTTGCAAATAATTCAGACTCTGTCAAAGTAATAATGTGCAACACTTATTTTTATAGCAACGGACATGCCACCgctctctgttgttgtgaatgcagtAAAGTGAAAGTAATCGAGTCCCGTTACAAAGTTCCCTCTTGTCCGCATTTCAGCCAGCAAGTCACACCAGCCCTTTATAAACCTCCGTCCCTATAGTGAATGTGTTTTCCACTGCGGAGTTTGTTAGTACCAGCAGGGCATCAAACCCTGTCTGCAAACTATGtggacaaatacattttttaaagaaaaataaattatttaattttttacatGCTGCACGTTAAtggatatttattttccatttatcagtgtttattttgttattttactttggTAAGAAAAAAACAGCCATAGTCAACCAGagttgaataaaaagaaagaaaaaatcagtTTAATGTTCCTTGTTTCTACTGTACCTAAAACATAACAAACCATAACCTCAAAAACGAGGTAAGTACCCAACCGTGGTTTTTGTGTAACGTTACACCCCTACCTGTAAGTGATGCTCCACACAGCTTACACTTAATATACATGCTATtatgacatttatttgaaattcaGCCTTTCATCCATCATGTGTGCAGAGATACCTTACTTGGTCTATGTCATTTGAAAGAATATTGCCAAATCAGTGTTTTAATGGCTCCCATCTTTGATTTCCCCCTTTTCTGCAGGTTGTCTCATCAATCCCAGTGCACTTGGATGGAAAGTCTGGTCCTGTGCAGGCTCCCAATGGCAGTGTTTGCTATGAAAGAAATGGGGTAAGAAAAGTGACATAGATTACATCAAGCTTGATCACGAAAATGCAGAATGTTGACGTAAATATAATCGTTCCTTTTGAATTTTGTATAATTGAAAAAATGTCAAGTTCTTTGTCATAATGGCATATTTGGTGTGGATAGAATGAgctgaaaatgaatttaaacatttttagcTGTGCCCTTACAAAATAGCAAAGTGAAGGGGTCTGAATACATTGTATTAGGGTTTCCACAGTAGTCAATGTAACAGTATTCAGGCTCATACAGATTATATAATTTGTGGcgtctgtttcatttttttttatcactagTTGTGCCCACATCGCCAGTTATCAATACTAGTCTGGCAAGTGAAAGCAGCAGAGTAGATCATGACACGGGCCCTGTTTTTCTGCCCAACCCTGACCAAGTTGTAACAGATCCTTGTAGgtgtcttgatttttttttttttttttgtctgaccgATTTGACACTGACTTTCACAGGAAGTGTTCTACCTTACCTACACTCCTGATGATGTGGAGGGTAACATCCACCTGGACACAGGTGACAAAGTCAGCTTTTACATGGAGACCAACAAACAGTGAGTCTTTTCACCGTGTCACTATGATCTTGATGTTTCAGAGCTTGCCCTTGATTTTCAATCCATCTCTATTTATCTTTCAGCACTGGTGCTGTTAGTGCTCGTAATATTCAGCTCGTGAAGAAAAAGCAAATGCGGTGCCAGGGTGTGGTGTGTGCTACAAAGGTACGGTCCACTGATACCATTACATGAACCTTTCCTATTTAGATAATTAGACTCAATGTGATTATGTTTGGTGGCTGAGTTTGCGAAACCAAATGCTCAGTCCAGAGTTGTTGAGATAAGGATATGGACTTAACCTGACAACTCAGATTTTACCAACCATGCTGCTTTACCAAATAAGCGAAAAATAATCAGATCTGCTTTAGATATGGTGTTTGGTAGCATCATGACTACATGCTATTCACCTATTTCTAGTCCATACCTCAAAGATTTCCACCATACCAGTGAATGTGATATTGGTTTAAACATTACAAAAGTAAATTTGTTTGCCATTGctgagtttttgttttcccctctccctccatgatGTAAGCATGCCAACCCACTAAAACTCCCCATTTTGACCGGTAGGTTGATGAACCATGTGTTGTCTTTCAGGAGGCCTTTGGATTCATCGAGAGGGCTGATGTGGTGaaggagattttttttcactacAGTGAGTTCAAGGGTGATCTGGAGGCTCTGCAGGCTGGAGATGACGTGGAGTTCACCatcaaagacagaaatgtagGTGTTAAGCTTTCCAACTGTACCATCCACAAATTACTTACCAGTTAAATTTGggcatcatttttttctttataccAATTTACCTCTTTctattttattacttttcttAATGTGTGTTTAgaacattatttacattttctgttcttGTGGCGTAGGGTAAAGAAGTAGCCACTGATGTGAGGCTGCTCCCTCAAGGAACAGTCATTTTTGAGGATATCAGCATAGAGCAGTTTGAAGGCACTGTCGTCAAGGTCATCCCCAAGGTTCCCACCAAAAACCAGGCAAGTAGATAACAAGTCTGTCGAGTTGGATTCTTGAGTATTTGATGAGGCTTTGGTTGTAAAATTAGGTATAAACATTTGAGTCACTAACCAAGACAAATCTTTCTTTCCCGTGTCCACAGAACGACCCTCTACCAGGTCGCATCAGTGCTCGAATTGGTTTCACTGACAAGGAGCTGCCGTTTGGTGAGAAGGACACAAAATCCAAGGTGACCCTTTTGGAGGGCGATCACATTCAGTTCAACATCTCCACCGACCGCAGAGACAAGCTGGAGAGGGCGACGAACATCGACATCCTCCCAGACACCTTCAACTTCACCAAGGAGACACGCGAAATGGTAAAGATTCCAAAAAAGTATAAGTTACTAATTTTCTCAAATGGTCACTTaaaattatttaatatataattttattttaaaaaatggctgATTTGAAGAGACCTCTTTATGAATTGAACTTAAGTGATTACCTATTCATAGACAGCAATTGTGCTACCAAAACTCTTTCTAGGGGGTGATTGCGGCTATACGTGATGGCTTTGGCTTCATAAAGTGTGTGGATCGGGATGCTAGGATGTTCTTTCACTTCAGTGAAGTGCTGGAGGAGAGCCAACTGCACATCTCGGATGAAGTGGAGTTTACTGTTGTGCCTGTAGGTCCTGTTAATAAGATTTTCACCAAAGTATGTATTCTGTGTTATTACTTTAGCCGCCAcattccattttctttttaaacaaatgaaattaaatgttctGTCGTTGCCAGGATATGCTGTCTGCTCAGAGGAACCATGCCGTGCGCATCAAGAAGCTGCCCAAGGGCACAGTGTCTTT
This sequence is a window from Paralichthys olivaceus isolate ysfri-2021 chromosome 6, ASM2471397v2, whole genome shotgun sequence. Protein-coding genes within it:
- the csde1 gene encoding cold shock domain-containing protein E1 isoform X15, translating into MSFDPGMLHNNGHTAYANGSGPGIRETGVVEKLLTSYGFIQCSERQDRLFFHCSQYNGNLQELKIGDDVEFEVSSDRRTGKRIAVKLLKIKPEVLPEERISGQVGPDLHAYPFTVLHGYIHPVVSSIPVHLDGKSGPVQAPNGSVCYERNGEVFYLTYTPDDVEGNIHLDTGDKVSFYMETNKHTGAVSARNIQLVKKKQMRCQGVVCATKEAFGFIERADVVKEIFFHYSEFKGDLEALQAGDDVEFTIKDRNGKEVATDVRLLPQGTVIFEDISIEQFEGTVVKVIPKVPTKNQNDPLPGRISARIGFTDKELPFGEKDTKSKVTLLEGDHIQFNISTDRRDKLERATNIDILPDTFNFTKETREMGVIAAIRDGFGFIKCVDRDARMFFHFSEVLEESQLHISDEVEFTVVPDMLSAQRNHAVRIKKLPKGTVSFHTQSEQRFMGVVEKEVIAVTTKNASPTKGKEKGKVVEKESEEGVIAYEDCGVKLTVAYHTKDLEGGGLPQVGDKVEFSINEVKRTGQQSAVSIRVLNRNSSNAKRLHGFVATLKDNFGFIETANHDQEIFFHYSEMCGDLDSLELGDTVEYTLSKGKGNKVSAEKVTKVAAVNGIGEDVSVTLMMGKVIRPLRSVDPSQTEYQGLIEITEEGGTKGQNYPFGIMGMASKADCLQKGELVKFQVCTVSQTGQKMACNVVPQRRALVECVKDQFGFITYEVGESKKLFFHVKEVQDGLELQTGDEVEFSVVLNQRTGKCSACNVRRVSEGPKPVATPRPDRLVNRLKSITLDDASAPRLVIVRQPRGPDNSKGFNVERKTRQPGVID
- the csde1 gene encoding cold shock domain-containing protein E1 isoform X16, which codes for MSFDPGMLHNNGHTAYANGSGPGIRETGVVEKLLTSYGFIQCSERQDRLFFHCSQYNGNLQELKIGDDVEFEVSSDRRTGKRIAVKLLKIKPEVLPEERISGQVGPDLHAYPFTVLHGYIHPVVSSIPVHLDGKSGPVQAPNGSVCYERNGEVFYLTYTPDDVEGNIHLDTGDKVSFYMETNKHTGAVSARNIQLVKKKQMRCQGVVCATKEAFGFIERADVVKEIFFHYSEFKGDLEALQAGDDVEFTIKDRNGKEVATDVRLLPQGTVIFEDISIEQFEGTVVKVIPKVPTKNQNDPLPGRISARIGFTDKELPFGEKDTKSKVTLLEGDHIQFNISTDRRDKLERATNIDILPDTFNFTKETREMGVIAAIRDGFGFIKCVDRDARMFFHFSEVLEESQLHISDEVEFTVVPDMLSAQRNHAVRIKKLPKGTVSFHTQSEQRFMGVVEKEVIAVTTKNASPTKGKEKESEEGVIAYEDCGVKLTVAYHTKDLEGGGLPQVGDKVEFSINEVKRTGQQSAVSIRVLNRNSSNAKRLHGFVATLKDNFGFIETANHDQEIFFHYSEMCGDLDSLELGDTVEYTLSKGKGNKVSAEKVTKVAAVNGIGEDVSVTLMMGKVIRPLRSVDPSQTEYQGLIEITEEGGTKGQNYPFGIMGMASKADCLQKGELVKFQVCTVSQTGQKMACNVVPQRRALVECVKDQFGFITYEVGESKKLFFHVKEVQDGLELQTGDEVEFSVVLNQRTGKCSACNVRRVSEGPKPVATPRPDRLVNRLKSITLDDASAPRLVIVRQPRGPDNSKGFNVERKTRQPGVID
- the csde1 gene encoding cold shock domain-containing protein E1 isoform X18, with the translated sequence MSFDPGMLHNNGHTAYANGSGPGIRETGVVEKLLTSYGFIQCSERQDRLFFHCSQYNGNLQELKIGDDVEFEVSSDRRTGKRIAVKLLKIKPEVLPEERISGQVVSSIPVHLDGKSGPVQAPNGSVCYERNGEVFYLTYTPDDVEGNIHLDTGDKVSFYMETNKHTGAVSARNIQLVKKKQMRCQGVVCATKEAFGFIERADVVKEIFFHYSEFKGDLEALQAGDDVEFTIKDRNGKEVATDVRLLPQGTVIFEDISIEQFEGTVVKVIPKVPTKNQNDPLPGRISARIGFTDKELPFGEKDTKSKVTLLEGDHIQFNISTDRRDKLERATNIDILPDTFNFTKETREMGVIAAIRDGFGFIKCVDRDARMFFHFSEVLEESQLHISDEVEFTVVPVGPVNKIFTKDMLSAQRNHAVRIKKLPKGTVSFHTQSEQRFMGVVEKEVIAVTTKNASPTKGKEKESEEGVIAYEDCGVKLTVAYHTKDLEGGGLPQVGDKVEFSINEVKRTGQQSAVSIRVLNRNSSNAKRLHGFVATLKDNFGFIETANHDQEIFFHYSEMCGDLDSLELGDTVEYTLSKGKGNKVSAEKVTKVAAVNGIGEDVSVTLMMGKVIRPLRSVDPSQTEYQGLIEITEEGGTKGQNYPFGIMGMASKADCLQKGELVKFQVCTVSQTGQKMACNVVPQRRALVECVKDQFGFITYEVGESKKLFFHVKEVQDGLELQTGDEVEFSVVLNQRTGKCSACNVRRVSEGPKPVATPRPDRLVNRLKSITLDDASAPRLVIVRQPRGPDNSKGFNVERKTRQPGVID
- the csde1 gene encoding cold shock domain-containing protein E1 isoform X19, giving the protein MSFDPGMLHNNGHTAYANGSGPGIRETGVVEKLLTSYGFIQCSERQDRLFFHCSQYNGNLQELKIGDDVEFEVSSDRRTGKRIAVKLLKIKPEVLPEERISGQVVSSIPVHLDGKSGPVQAPNGSVCYERNGEVFYLTYTPDDVEGNIHLDTGDKVSFYMETNKHTGAVSARNIQLVKKKQMRCQGVVCATKEAFGFIERADVVKEIFFHYSEFKGDLEALQAGDDVEFTIKDRNGKEVATDVRLLPQGTVIFEDISIEQFEGTVVKVIPKVPTKNQNDPLPGRISARIGFTDKELPFGEKDTKSKVTLLEGDHIQFNISTDRRDKLERATNIDILPDTFNFTKETREMGVIAAIRDGFGFIKCVDRDARMFFHFSEVLEESQLHISDEVEFTVVPDMLSAQRNHAVRIKKLPKGTVSFHTQSEQRFMGVVEKEVIAVTTKNASPTKGKEKGKVVEKESEEGVIAYEDCGVKLTVAYHTKDLEGGGLPQVGDKVEFSINEVKRTGQQSAVSIRVLNRNSSNAKRLHGFVATLKDNFGFIETANHDQEIFFHYSEMCGDLDSLELGDTVEYTLSKGKGNKVSAEKVTKVAAVNGIGEDVSVTLMMGKVIRPLRSVDPSQTEYQGLIEITEEGGTKGQNYPFGIMGMASKADCLQKGELVKFQVCTVSQTGQKMACNVVPQRRALVECVKDQFGFITYEVGESKKLFFHVKEVQDGLELQTGDEVEFSVVLNQRTGKCSACNVRRVSEGPKPVATPRPDRLVNRLKSITLDDASAPRLVIVRQPRGPDNSKGFNVERKTRQPGVID
- the csde1 gene encoding cold shock domain-containing protein E1 isoform X20 codes for the protein MSFDPGMLHNNGHTAYANGSGPGIRETGVVEKLLTSYGFIQCSERQDRLFFHCSQYNGNLQELKIGDDVEFEVSSDRRTGKRIAVKLLKIKPEVLPEERISGQVVSSIPVHLDGKSGPVQAPNGSVCYERNGEVFYLTYTPDDVEGNIHLDTGDKVSFYMETNKHTGAVSARNIQLVKKKQMRCQGVVCATKEAFGFIERADVVKEIFFHYSEFKGDLEALQAGDDVEFTIKDRNGKEVATDVRLLPQGTVIFEDISIEQFEGTVVKVIPKVPTKNQNDPLPGRISARIGFTDKELPFGEKDTKSKVTLLEGDHIQFNISTDRRDKLERATNIDILPDTFNFTKETREMGVIAAIRDGFGFIKCVDRDARMFFHFSEVLEESQLHISDEVEFTVVPDMLSAQRNHAVRIKKLPKGTVSFHTQSEQRFMGVVEKEVIAVTTKNASPTKGKEKESEEGVIAYEDCGVKLTVAYHTKDLEGGGLPQVGDKVEFSINEVKRTGQQSAVSIRVLNRNSSNAKRLHGFVATLKDNFGFIETANHDQEIFFHYSEMCGDLDSLELGDTVEYTLSKGKGNKVSAEKVTKVAAVNGIGEDVSVTLMMGKVIRPLRSVDPSQTEYQGLIEITEEGGTKGQNYPFGIMGMASKADCLQKGELVKFQVCTVSQTGQKMACNVVPQRRALVECVKDQFGFITYEVGESKKLFFHVKEVQDGLELQTGDEVEFSVVLNQRTGKCSACNVRRVSEGPKPVATPRPDRLVNRLKSITLDDASAPRLVIVRQPRGPDNSKGFNVERKTRQPGVID
- the csde1 gene encoding cold shock domain-containing protein E1 isoform X21 — protein: MSFDPGMLHNNGHTAYANGSGPGIRETGVVEKLLTSYGFIQCSERQDRLFFHCSQYNGNLQELKIGDDVEFEVSSDRRTGKRIAVKLLKIKPEVLPEERISGQVGPDLHAYPFTVLHGYIHPVVSSIPVHLDGKSGPVQAPNGSVCYERNGEVFYLTYTPDDVEGNIHLDTGDKVSFYMETNKHTGAVSARNIQLVKKKQMRCQGVVCATKEAFGFIERADVVKEIFFHYSEFKGDLEALQAGDDVEFTIKDRNGKEVATDVRLLPQGTVIFEDISIEQFEGTVVKVIPKVPTKNQNDPLPGRISARIGFTDKELPFGEKDTKSKVTLLEGDHIQFNISTDRRDKLERATNIDILPDTFNFTKETREMDMLSAQRNHAVRIKKLPKGTVSFHTQSEQRFMGVVEKEVIAVTTKNASPTKGKEKGKVVEKESEEGVIAYEDCGVKLTVAYHTKDLEGGGLPQVGDKVEFSINEVKRTGQQSAVSIRVLNRNSSNAKRLHGFVATLKDNFGFIETANHDQEIFFHYSEMCGDLDSLELGDTVEYTLSKGKGNKVSAEKVTKVAAVNGIGEDVSVTLMMGKVIRPLRSVDPSQTEYQGLIEITEEGGTKGQNYPFGIMGMASKADCLQKGELVKFQVCTVSQTGQKMACNVVPQRRALVECVKDQFGFITYEVGESKKLFFHVKEVQDGLELQTGDEVEFSVVLNQRTGKCSACNVRRVSEGPKPVATPRPDRLVNRLKSITLDDASAPRLVIVRQPRGPDNSKGFNVERKTRQPGVID
- the csde1 gene encoding cold shock domain-containing protein E1 isoform X22, with the translated sequence MSFDPGMLHNNGHTAYANGSGPGIRETGVVEKLLTSYGFIQCSERQDRLFFHCSQYNGNLQELKIGDDVEFEVSSDRRTGKRIAVKLLKIKPEVLPEERISGQVGPDLHAYPFTVLHGYIHPVVSSIPVHLDGKSGPVQAPNGSVCYERNGEVFYLTYTPDDVEGNIHLDTGDKVSFYMETNKHTGAVSARNIQLVKKKQMRCQGVVCATKEAFGFIERADVVKEIFFHYSEFKGDLEALQAGDDVEFTIKDRNGKEVATDVRLLPQGTVIFEDISIEQFEGTVVKVIPKVPTKNQNDPLPGRISARIGFTDKELPFGEKDTKSKVTLLEGDHIQFNISTDRRDKLERATNIDILPDTFNFTKETREMDMLSAQRNHAVRIKKLPKGTVSFHTQSEQRFMGVVEKEVIAVTTKNASPTKGKEKESEEGVIAYEDCGVKLTVAYHTKDLEGGGLPQVGDKVEFSINEVKRTGQQSAVSIRVLNRNSSNAKRLHGFVATLKDNFGFIETANHDQEIFFHYSEMCGDLDSLELGDTVEYTLSKGKGNKVSAEKVTKVAAVNGIGEDVSVTLMMGKVIRPLRSVDPSQTEYQGLIEITEEGGTKGQNYPFGIMGMASKADCLQKGELVKFQVCTVSQTGQKMACNVVPQRRALVECVKDQFGFITYEVGESKKLFFHVKEVQDGLELQTGDEVEFSVVLNQRTGKCSACNVRRVSEGPKPVATPRPDRLVNRLKSITLDDASAPRLVIVRQPRGPDNSKGFNVERKTRQPGVID
- the csde1 gene encoding cold shock domain-containing protein E1 isoform X17, with the protein product MSFDPGMLHNNGHTAYANGSGPGIRETGVVEKLLTSYGFIQCSERQDRLFFHCSQYNGNLQELKIGDDVEFEVSSDRRTGKRIAVKLLKIKPEVLPEERISGQVVSSIPVHLDGKSGPVQAPNGSVCYERNGEVFYLTYTPDDVEGNIHLDTGDKVSFYMETNKHTGAVSARNIQLVKKKQMRCQGVVCATKEAFGFIERADVVKEIFFHYSEFKGDLEALQAGDDVEFTIKDRNGKEVATDVRLLPQGTVIFEDISIEQFEGTVVKVIPKVPTKNQNDPLPGRISARIGFTDKELPFGEKDTKSKVTLLEGDHIQFNISTDRRDKLERATNIDILPDTFNFTKETREMGVIAAIRDGFGFIKCVDRDARMFFHFSEVLEESQLHISDEVEFTVVPVGPVNKIFTKDMLSAQRNHAVRIKKLPKGTVSFHTQSEQRFMGVVEKEVIAVTTKNASPTKGKEKGKVVEKESEEGVIAYEDCGVKLTVAYHTKDLEGGGLPQVGDKVEFSINEVKRTGQQSAVSIRVLNRNSSNAKRLHGFVATLKDNFGFIETANHDQEIFFHYSEMCGDLDSLELGDTVEYTLSKGKGNKVSAEKVTKVAAVNGIGEDVSVTLMMGKVIRPLRSVDPSQTEYQGLIEITEEGGTKGQNYPFGIMGMASKADCLQKGELVKFQVCTVSQTGQKMACNVVPQRRALVECVKDQFGFITYEVGESKKLFFHVKEVQDGLELQTGDEVEFSVVLNQRTGKCSACNVRRVSEGPKPVATPRPDRLVNRLKSITLDDASAPRLVIVRQPRGPDNSKGFNVERKTRQPGVID